CATCCGGAGGATGCGAGGACTATTCCAGCTAGAACCGAGTATATTGAACGGTGGAGACGGTATGATAGAATGGTTTCCGGTAAATCCTGGTTAATGCTTGAGAAGTACGTGTAAGCGATAGGGAGAACCATTGAAGCGATAAGCGTTGAAAAAGCTATGGTGGTTTTCACCATTAGTTCCCGGTGCAAGCTACCTCCTCCCAACATAGTACCCGACGGCGAACGCTAATGCGACTCCCGCAAGCAATAGGAAGAGTGTAAAGCCCTCGCTAATTCCCTGTCTATGCTCGGGGGTACTAGTGGGTTTTGCAGAGTCGAAGGCTTCTGCAAAGGCCGCGTCCAGGATTTCAGGGATCCTCGCCATCATTGGACCGGGTCTTGATAGAATGTCTACTTTTTCTCGTTCTAAAACAACAACGGGCACGCCTAGGTCGAATAATCCTGCCTCCCTAATTAATTCTTGTGAGGCATAAGGTGTGGCTACCACTATGATGTCGGGCCTCCACTCATATATTTTCTCAAGGCTTACCGAGCTCCAGCCGAATGTTGAAGCAGCGTTTGAAAGTCCCAGCCTGGCCAGTACGTCGTCAATATATGTTGCCCTCCCCGCGACCCATATTCCCTGCCAAAAATCCACCACTATGAGCACTCTAAGCCCGTGGTATTTTTCGAGAAGTTTTCTTCCCGTTTCAAGAGAGTTTATTAACTCGTCAGCAAGGGTCTGTGCTTCAATAGTCGAGTTAAACAATTCGCCTAATAAGTAAATATCGCTTAATACGTCATTAACGCTTCTCGCAGAACCCCCGTTTAAATAAACAACTGTCACATTATAGGATTGGAACACCTCGAGAAGAGGCTTGTGAGCACCCTTATCAGCTAGTACTAGGTCAGGATTTAAGCCCAAGATCTTCTCAACGCTAACAGTGCTCCACCAGTAACCTCCTACTGAAGTAGTATTTTGCTCGCCCAGGATTCTGCTTATGTTTAGATACCAATCCCCCAGTGAGAAATCATCCGCTCCTACGATATATTGATGCGCGTTTAGTTCGAATAGGATTTCAGTTATGGATGGAGCTAGTGAGACAACTCGTTTAGGAGGATTTGACACCTCAACCCTTCTCCCCAACGCATCATTAATAGTTAGCGGCACTGCTTCAGCGGTCAGGGATGTGAGACATATCAGCGTCAAGAATACCAATGTAATAATTAGCTTGGACATTTTGTCCAACACCCTTAAACAATATAACTGAGTAGGTTTTATAAAAATGTTAAAGAGTTTGAAGGGTTCTCAAGAGCGATAATGTAGCGTATTAATTGGGTAGCTTACAAATTAGTTTTAAACCCTCCATCTCAACAGGAAGCGGGTTCGAAACTATTACCAGGCTGTGGGGAGGCGGCGGGAAATCATATCTCACTAGTCTCGGTAGTAAGTCAGCCTGAACACGCTCATCCCTCCATGAAAGCCTAGCTACTCCAATTGCTAATGTATTGTCCAGCCTGTTTTCCAGCTCGTCATCAAGTTTCAACAGGATCTCAACCGCTTCAGGTATGGTCATGGCTTTTTCACGCTCCAATCTCAGATCGAGTAGGACGATGGTGTGAAGTCTTCTGTTCAAGTTTTCATATATGGTTTCAATTGTTGAGTAGGGCTTGAAGAAGTCTGGGTACACTAGTGTCACTGTTTTACCGAACCTGTATGCTTGAAGACCGAGCCTGCTCTGGATGAGTGTTAGAATGGAGAGCGAGTTCACTACTTTAACCTCCACTCCTTTCTTAACGGCTTCAACACGCAGGGAATCATGGGTTGTCGCTATGAATGGATCGCCAGGTACGGCTAGGACGATTGTTTTAAAACGCGCCTCTTCGATCAAACTGTTCATTCCTTCTCCTTCTAAGTCTTTTCTCGAAG
This is a stretch of genomic DNA from Thermosphaera aggregans DSM 11486. It encodes these proteins:
- the dph5 gene encoding diphthine synthase, whose amino-acid sequence is MLVFLGIGYSIRHLTLEAIEYLRKADKVVIDRYTSLYEDDLSALAEYARGELVYASRKDLEGEGMNSLIEEARFKTIVLAVPGDPFIATTHDSLRVEAVKKGVEVKVVNSLSILTLIQSRLGLQAYRFGKTVTLVYPDFFKPYSTIETIYENLNRRLHTIVLLDLRLEREKAMTIPEAVEILLKLDDELENRLDNTLAIGVARLSWRDERVQADLLPRLVRYDFPPPPHSLVIVSNPLPVEMEGLKLICKLPN
- a CDS encoding helical backbone metal receptor; amino-acid sequence: MSKLIITLVFLTLICLTSLTAEAVPLTINDALGRRVEVSNPPKRVVSLAPSITEILFELNAHQYIVGADDFSLGDWYLNISRILGEQNTTSVGGYWWSTVSVEKILGLNPDLVLADKGAHKPLLEVFQSYNVTVVYLNGGSARSVNDVLSDIYLLGELFNSTIEAQTLADELINSLETGRKLLEKYHGLRVLIVVDFWQGIWVAGRATYIDDVLARLGLSNAASTFGWSSVSLEKIYEWRPDIIVVATPYASQELIREAGLFDLGVPVVVLEREKVDILSRPGPMMARIPEILDAAFAEAFDSAKPTSTPEHRQGISEGFTLFLLLAGVALAFAVGYYVGRR